The Methylobacterium currus genome contains a region encoding:
- a CDS encoding ATP-binding protein codes for MRLDYLELCGFRGFRERQRVDFGPGFTVICGRNGVGKSTLCDAVEFALTGQIDKYLVDKAAKESLDDYVWWRGEGQPEAHFVTVGFRADDGSGFAVTRSRETGADRDAARIEAMLCVPGAKPERALQQVCRTSIIRDEWIAALSLDLTETQRFELVRAALGAIEGPDYAAKAREVLSAAEGTHNAAAHAYEEARARLTAALTDLEETRDVALKAGDIAAALSSLDGLTAAGGQDLGSRVSAARQALAGRRLGLGEMGRVADEVRAVTALRDTVAGPDFRAGRDAAAVAAAEAEAAVREARHALEAAEARLRREQETDALAASLAILVDHGSRVGLHDDRCPLCRAPQGASEFETGLAAARERLAARHSGVPEARAELAAARTRHEAAAEILRETEAAVLRFASAEAELSAREEALSAELVRRSLDGKLAHDAGALDAAVQAERSRLIDLERSILTLEASQAVERVTDLEAHVEALRVEADAAGDRLARVRTAVTTARTLDRTVRRTNAEIIDERLAVISPLLNELYQRLRPHSEWRTIDYGIRGDVKRFLSLRVGNGLNPQFVFSSGQRRAAGLAFLLSVHLSRPWCTWRTLMLDDPVQHIDDFRALHLVEVLSALQRSGRQIVCAVEDPSLAELLCRRLISEPMAPGRRHDLDLVSGGGASVTRSTDIAPAMAGVLGRTRDLSAAG; via the coding sequence ATGAGGCTCGACTACCTCGAACTGTGCGGCTTCCGGGGCTTCCGGGAGCGCCAACGCGTGGATTTCGGCCCCGGCTTCACCGTCATCTGCGGCCGCAACGGCGTCGGGAAGAGCACGCTGTGCGACGCGGTCGAGTTCGCCCTCACGGGCCAGATCGACAAGTACCTCGTCGACAAAGCGGCGAAGGAAAGCCTCGACGACTATGTCTGGTGGCGCGGCGAAGGGCAGCCGGAGGCGCATTTCGTCACGGTGGGATTCCGTGCCGATGACGGGAGCGGCTTTGCCGTGACGCGCTCGCGCGAGACCGGCGCCGACCGGGACGCGGCGCGCATCGAGGCGATGCTCTGCGTTCCGGGCGCGAAGCCGGAGCGGGCGCTGCAGCAGGTCTGCAGGACCTCCATCATCCGCGACGAATGGATCGCGGCGCTCAGCCTCGACCTCACGGAAACGCAGCGCTTCGAGCTCGTGCGCGCGGCGCTGGGTGCCATCGAAGGTCCGGATTACGCCGCCAAGGCGCGAGAGGTCCTGTCCGCCGCCGAGGGCACGCACAATGCCGCCGCGCACGCCTACGAGGAGGCGCGCGCGCGCCTGACGGCGGCGTTGACCGACCTGGAGGAAACCCGGGACGTCGCCCTGAAGGCCGGCGACATCGCCGCGGCCCTGTCCAGCCTGGATGGGCTGACGGCGGCCGGCGGCCAGGACTTGGGGAGCCGGGTCTCGGCGGCGCGGCAGGCGCTGGCCGGCCGCCGGCTGGGCCTCGGCGAGATGGGCCGGGTCGCGGACGAGGTTCGCGCGGTGACCGCGTTGCGCGACACGGTCGCGGGCCCCGACTTCCGGGCGGGCCGGGACGCGGCGGCGGTGGCGGCGGCCGAGGCCGAGGCCGCGGTCCGGGAGGCCCGCCACGCGCTGGAGGCCGCCGAGGCGCGCCTTCGCCGGGAGCAGGAGACCGACGCGCTCGCCGCGTCGCTGGCCATCCTGGTCGACCATGGCAGCCGGGTCGGGCTTCATGACGACCGCTGCCCGCTCTGTCGCGCGCCGCAAGGCGCCTCCGAATTCGAGACAGGGCTCGCGGCTGCGCGCGAGCGGCTCGCCGCCCGGCACTCGGGGGTGCCGGAGGCGCGCGCCGAGCTCGCGGCGGCCCGGACCCGGCACGAGGCCGCGGCCGAGATCCTGCGGGAGACCGAGGCAGCGGTCCTCCGGTTCGCGTCCGCCGAGGCCGAGCTGTCGGCCCGCGAAGAGGCGCTGTCGGCCGAGCTCGTGCGACGCTCGCTGGACGGGAAGCTCGCGCACGACGCCGGCGCCCTCGACGCGGCCGTGCAGGCCGAACGGAGTCGGTTGATCGACCTGGAGCGGAGCATCCTCACCTTGGAGGCCTCGCAAGCGGTGGAACGCGTGACGGATCTCGAAGCGCACGTCGAAGCGCTCCGGGTGGAGGCCGACGCCGCGGGGGACCGGCTCGCGCGGGTCCGGACGGCCGTGACCACCGCCCGGACGCTGGACCGTACCGTCCGCAGGACGAATGCCGAGATCATCGACGAGCGCCTCGCGGTCATCAGCCCGCTGCTGAACGAGCTGTACCAACGGCTACGCCCGCATTCCGAGTGGCGCACCATCGATTACGGCATCCGCGGCGACGTGAAGCGCTTCCTGAGCCTGAGGGTCGGCAACGGGCTGAACCCGCAATTCGTCTTCAGCAGCGGGCAGAGGCGCGCAGCCGGCCTGGCCTTCCTCCTCTCCGTGCACCTATCCCGACCGTGGTGCACCTGGCGGACGCTCATGCTCGACGACCCGGTTCAGCACATCGACGATTTCCGGGCCCTGCACCTTGTCGAGGTGCTCTCCGCCCTGCAGCGGTCGGGTCGGCAGATCGTCTGTGCCGTCGAGGACCCCTCGCTGGCCGAGTTGCTGTGCCGGCGCCTGATCAGCGAGCCCATGGCCCCCGGCCGGCGTCACGACCTGGATCTGGTTTCCGGGGGCGGGGCCTCGGTCACGCGCTCAACGGACATTGCACCGGCGATGGCGGGCGTGCTCGGGAGGACCAGGGACCTGAGTGCGGCTGGCTGA
- a CDS encoding SIR2 family protein — MSIDPACPPELRGDLEALAEIFARDDTLGSVFIEALVPWESFVRPPNAGHAAVADFLITRMAAGAVSANYDNLIERRAQDYGFDLAASLDGDEATVRARKHAPLLKFHGCSVRERRATVWTASQLTEDGVVAARIAKTKTWMAANLREKDLLVVGFWSDWSYLNAVLAEAMTGVAPLSVTLVDLAGEDVLQAKAPELWTLANSGNVRFAHVRRSGAEVLDELRRAFSQGYLRKVLHAGRAALERETGAACEPTWLDPPDLGSEDLYGLRRDAEGVPATAAATLRNPGHSEVLGYAHLLLRRAGAVQTSIGYDLAGRRVRVVNGSGTLLQTTQDRFRETPFDVADVVVCAGAIDVGLPVNLVREGRPGDIIRPGASAAWLDLPAARQELGV; from the coding sequence ATGAGCATCGACCCCGCGTGCCCGCCGGAGTTGCGCGGCGACCTGGAAGCCTTGGCGGAGATCTTCGCGAGGGACGACACCCTCGGCTCGGTCTTCATCGAGGCCCTCGTTCCCTGGGAGAGCTTCGTCAGGCCGCCGAACGCCGGCCACGCGGCGGTGGCGGACTTCCTGATCACGCGCATGGCTGCCGGCGCCGTCTCGGCAAATTACGACAACCTGATCGAGCGTCGCGCGCAGGATTACGGGTTCGACCTCGCCGCCTCGCTCGACGGCGACGAGGCGACCGTGCGGGCCCGTAAGCACGCGCCCTTGCTCAAGTTCCATGGCTGCTCGGTGCGCGAGCGCCGCGCCACGGTCTGGACGGCCTCCCAGCTCACCGAGGACGGCGTGGTCGCCGCGCGCATCGCCAAGACCAAGACCTGGATGGCGGCGAACCTGCGCGAGAAGGACCTGCTCGTCGTCGGCTTCTGGTCGGACTGGTCCTACCTCAATGCCGTTCTCGCCGAGGCGATGACGGGCGTCGCGCCGCTGTCGGTGACCTTGGTCGACCTCGCGGGCGAGGACGTCCTGCAGGCCAAGGCCCCCGAACTCTGGACGTTGGCCAATTCGGGGAACGTCCGCTTCGCGCATGTCAGGCGCTCGGGGGCCGAGGTCCTGGACGAACTTCGCAGGGCGTTCTCCCAGGGTTACCTCCGCAAGGTGCTGCACGCCGGACGCGCCGCGTTGGAGAGGGAAACGGGAGCGGCGTGCGAGCCGACCTGGCTTGATCCGCCCGATCTGGGCAGCGAGGACCTCTACGGCCTTCGCCGGGACGCCGAGGGGGTGCCGGCCACCGCCGCCGCAACCTTGCGCAACCCCGGCCACTCCGAGGTCTTGGGCTACGCGCACCTGTTGCTGCGCCGCGCCGGCGCCGTCCAGACATCCATAGGCTATGATCTCGCGGGCCGTCGTGTCAGGGTCGTGAACGGTTCGGGCACGCTGCTCCAGACGACGCAGGACCGGTTCAGGGAAACGCCGTTCGACGTCGCCGACGTCGTGGTCTGCGCCGGAGCCATCGACGTCGGCCTGCCTGTGAACCTCGTGCGGGAGGGCCGTCCGGGCGACATCATCCGGCCGGGCGCATCAGCGGCGTGGCTCGACCTTCCCGCCGCACGCCAGGAGCTCGGTGTGTGA
- a CDS encoding RNA-guided endonuclease InsQ/TnpB family protein: protein MDSAGRDRSLPGHRSNPLAFVPHSFYPRPVLRVQAYRFVLRPDGAQERLMRRSCGARRYVFNRALALRKERYAAGGKHLSYANLCKHLTACKAEPDTSWLKEVHSQVLQQALKDLDRAYRNFFEGRAEFPKFKRKGKNDAFRHPQKVELDQPNGRIRMPKLGWMRCRASRAVEGGVGQVTVSLKAGKWHVSVQTEREVERPVHPSTTLVGIDVGVTRFATLSDGTVIEPANAFRKAEASLAKAQRAMARKIRFSSNWRKAKAKVQRVQARIARIRSDFLHKASTTVSKNHAVVCVEDLDVRAMTASAAGTVEEPGVNVRQKAELNKAILDQGWGEFRRQVGYKQEWLGGWLLPVPAPNTSRTCPECGHVAAGNRPSQAVFRCVACGHAGNADDVASINIARAGHARLACGDASPVRASAQEPTEAGPALAA from the coding sequence ATGGATAGCGCCGGCCGCGACAGAAGCCTGCCCGGGCACCGATCCAATCCCCTTGCCTTCGTTCCGCATTCGTTCTATCCTCGGCCTGTGCTTCGCGTCCAGGCATACCGATTCGTCCTCCGGCCCGACGGCGCGCAGGAACGGCTCATGCGCCGCTCCTGCGGCGCGCGCCGCTACGTCTTCAACAGGGCCCTCGCCCTGCGGAAGGAAAGGTACGCCGCCGGCGGGAAGCACCTCTCCTACGCCAACCTCTGCAAGCACCTCACCGCCTGCAAGGCCGAACCCGACACTTCCTGGCTCAAGGAGGTGCACAGCCAGGTTCTGCAGCAGGCGCTCAAGGACCTCGACCGCGCCTACCGCAACTTCTTCGAGGGACGGGCCGAGTTCCCCAAGTTCAAGAGGAAGGGCAAGAACGACGCCTTCCGCCACCCGCAGAAGGTCGAGCTCGACCAGCCGAACGGGCGCATCCGCATGCCCAAGCTCGGCTGGATGCGCTGCCGCGCCTCCCGCGCCGTCGAGGGCGGGGTCGGGCAGGTCACCGTCTCGCTGAAGGCCGGCAAGTGGCACGTCTCGGTCCAGACCGAGCGCGAGGTCGAGCGGCCGGTCCACCCGTCGACGACGCTTGTCGGCATCGACGTCGGCGTGACGCGCTTCGCCACGCTGTCCGACGGCACCGTCATCGAGCCGGCGAACGCGTTCCGCAAGGCCGAGGCGTCGCTCGCCAAGGCGCAGCGGGCGATGGCCCGCAAGATCAGGTTCAGCAGCAACTGGAGGAAGGCGAAGGCGAAGGTACAACGGGTCCAGGCACGCATCGCCCGCATCCGCTCCGACTTCCTGCACAAGGCCTCGACGACCGTCAGCAAGAACCACGCGGTGGTCTGCGTCGAGGACCTGGACGTGCGGGCGATGACGGCGAGCGCGGCCGGGACGGTCGAGGAGCCGGGCGTGAACGTCCGGCAGAAGGCGGAACTGAACAAGGCCATTCTGGACCAGGGCTGGGGCGAGTTCCGCCGGCAGGTCGGGTACAAGCAGGAGTGGCTCGGCGGCTGGTTGCTGCCGGTGCCGGCTCCGAACACGAGCCGGACGTGCCCCGAGTGCGGGCACGTGGCGGCGGGGAACCGCCCGAGCCAGGCCGTGTTCCGGTGCGTGGCGTGCGGCCATGCGGGGAATGCGGACGACGTGGCGTCGATCAACATCGCAAGGGCGGGGCACGCCCGGTTAGCCTGCGGAGATGCTTCGCCCGTTCGGGCGTCGGCCCAGGAACCCACCGAGGCGGGCCCGGCCCTGGCGGCCTGA
- a CDS encoding c-type cytochrome produces the protein MRTAKIVFLTLLSAGILATVAAAAVVYAGVFNVAATEPHWALTTWVLDTARVRSIRAHAAGLLPPPGYDEQTRLVPAVGHFAEHCATCHGGPGAKRSEVAEGMYPEPPNLKGAAGRYSPGELFWILKNGIKMSGMPSMASDGDEMLWSTVALLRKLPDLSDDDYNDLWMQAQAAGDHGSMNHGTAGMDGTKPADLPSTASQPDGGPGHKHSH, from the coding sequence ATGCGAACCGCCAAGATCGTCTTCCTCACGTTGCTCTCGGCCGGCATCCTGGCGACGGTCGCCGCCGCGGCCGTGGTCTACGCGGGCGTCTTCAACGTCGCCGCCACGGAGCCTCACTGGGCCCTGACCACGTGGGTGTTGGACACGGCACGGGTGCGCTCGATCCGAGCCCATGCGGCCGGCCTGCTGCCTCCGCCGGGCTACGACGAGCAGACCAGGTTGGTGCCGGCCGTCGGACACTTCGCCGAGCACTGCGCCACGTGCCATGGCGGACCGGGCGCCAAGCGCAGCGAGGTGGCCGAGGGCATGTATCCCGAACCGCCTAACCTCAAGGGTGCGGCGGGGCGCTACAGCCCGGGCGAGCTGTTCTGGATCCTGAAGAACGGGATCAAGATGAGCGGCATGCCGTCGATGGCGAGCGACGGGGACGAGATGCTCTGGTCGACGGTCGCGCTGCTGCGGAAGCTGCCGGACCTGTCCGACGACGACTACAACGACCTGTGGATGCAGGCGCAGGCAGCCGGCGACCACGGCAGCATGAATCATGGTACCGCCGGCATGGACGGCACGAAGCCGGCTGACCTACCCTCGACTGCGTCGCAGCCGGACGGGGGCCCAGGCCACAAGCACAGCCATTGA
- a CDS encoding copper-binding protein, translating into MRRLSLFAAAMAVALAGPVSGAAWAQPAKGAPAALERVREVMADRFRNLKLTGDPDRDFAELLIASYEQSLFLAKAQLDYGGDRQLRETAQKIQDEQQQKIDALKEWQVRNRQSDYRPQPNQTPSGQGPLDRQAQAGGSAQPASPSPAPASPAKPVANTPLVSGTVQKVDEASGKVTLDHERIPNIDMDAMTMAYRVADPAILKGVKAGDRVRFSADRVNGQLAITRIQKAR; encoded by the coding sequence ATGCGACGTTTATCCCTGTTCGCCGCCGCCATGGCCGTGGCGCTCGCCGGCCCGGTATCGGGGGCGGCTTGGGCGCAACCTGCCAAGGGTGCCCCGGCCGCCCTGGAGCGCGTGCGCGAGGTCATGGCCGACCGCTTCAGGAACCTCAAGCTGACCGGCGACCCCGACCGGGACTTCGCCGAGCTCCTGATCGCGAGCTACGAGCAGTCCCTCTTCCTTGCCAAGGCGCAGCTCGACTACGGCGGCGACCGGCAGCTGCGCGAGACCGCGCAGAAGATCCAGGACGAGCAGCAGCAGAAGATCGACGCCCTTAAGGAATGGCAGGTCCGGAACCGACAGTCGGACTACCGGCCGCAGCCGAACCAGACGCCGTCCGGCCAGGGTCCGTTGGACCGCCAGGCCCAGGCGGGGGGCTCGGCCCAGCCCGCGTCGCCGTCGCCCGCTCCGGCGTCCCCCGCCAAGCCCGTCGCCAACACGCCTCTCGTGAGCGGGACCGTCCAGAAGGTCGACGAGGCCTCTGGCAAGGTCACGCTGGACCACGAGCGCATCCCGAACATCGACATGGACGCCATGACCATGGCCTACCGGGTCGCCGACCCCGCCATCCTGAAGGGGGTGAAGGCCGGTGACCGGGTCCGGTTCTCCGCCGACCGGGTGAACGGGCAGCTTGCCATCACGCGCATCCAGAAGGCGCGGTGA
- a CDS encoding copper-binding protein: MRKVPPFALAALLALASPAWAQSVKATVTKVDEASGKVTLDHERIPKLDMDAMTMAYKVKDPAMIKDLKSGDKVEFDVDEAGGQYTVTKIQKAK; the protein is encoded by the coding sequence ATGAGGAAGGTACCTCCCTTCGCCCTTGCCGCGCTGCTGGCCCTGGCGAGTCCGGCCTGGGCGCAATCGGTCAAGGCCACGGTCACGAAGGTCGACGAGGCGTCCGGCAAGGTCACGCTGGACCACGAGCGCATCCCGAAGCTCGACATGGACGCCATGACCATGGCCTACAAGGTCAAGGACCCGGCGATGATCAAGGACCTGAAGTCCGGGGACAAGGTCGAGTTCGACGTCGACGAAGCCGGCGGCCAGTACACCGTCACCAAGATCCAAAAAGCCAAGTAG
- a CDS encoding multicopper oxidase family protein — protein sequence MTDISRRGLLGAGGLVLAGTSMISGRTQAAGLPEAPSMDKATTQPPLVPTTGVDYQPVVTLNGWTLPWRMRGDWKEFHLVAEPVVREMAPGMKAHLWGYNGQSPGPTIEAVEGDKVRIFVTNKLPEATAVHWHGQTLPNGMDGVAGLNQPGIPPGKTFVYEFILRRSGTFMYHPHSDEMVQMAMGMMGFFVVHPRDPAERRVDRDFVWLLNAYDIEAGSYVPKVNTMLDMNMWCFNSRVWPGIEPMVARQGDKVRMRFGNLTMTNHPIHVHGVDFKVTGTDGGWIPPERQWFEVSADVAVGQMRAIEFNADNLGDWAVHCHKSHHTMNAMGHSVRTYIGVNLKSTAKRIQRIAPGYMPMGSTGMGSMAEMEMPLPENTLPMMTGAGPFGSVEMGGMFTVLKVRPDVAPGDYRDPGWYQHPEGTLAYEWTGEPLPEPSRDPNTPRGKRARETDLRVVDPRKRRTASNSGGHGNH from the coding sequence ATGACTGACATCTCGCGAAGGGGACTGCTGGGCGCCGGGGGGCTCGTCCTCGCAGGAACGTCCATGATCAGCGGCCGCACGCAGGCCGCCGGCCTGCCCGAGGCTCCCTCGATGGACAAGGCGACGACGCAGCCGCCGCTCGTGCCGACCACTGGGGTGGACTACCAGCCGGTGGTGACGCTCAACGGCTGGACGCTGCCCTGGCGCATGCGCGGGGACTGGAAGGAGTTCCATCTCGTGGCCGAGCCGGTCGTGCGCGAGATGGCCCCCGGGATGAAGGCGCATCTCTGGGGCTATAACGGGCAGTCTCCCGGGCCAACCATCGAGGCGGTAGAGGGCGACAAGGTGCGCATCTTCGTCACCAACAAGCTGCCGGAGGCGACCGCCGTCCACTGGCACGGCCAGACCCTGCCCAACGGGATGGACGGGGTGGCGGGCCTGAACCAGCCCGGCATTCCGCCGGGCAAGACGTTCGTCTACGAGTTCATCCTGAGGCGCTCGGGCACCTTCATGTACCACCCGCACTCGGACGAGATGGTCCAGATGGCGATGGGCATGATGGGCTTCTTCGTCGTGCATCCGCGCGATCCCGCCGAGCGGCGGGTCGACCGCGACTTCGTCTGGCTCCTGAACGCCTACGACATCGAGGCCGGGTCCTACGTGCCCAAGGTCAACACGATGCTCGACATGAACATGTGGTGCTTCAACAGCCGGGTCTGGCCGGGCATCGAACCCATGGTCGCGCGCCAGGGCGACAAGGTGCGGATGCGCTTCGGCAACCTGACCATGACCAACCACCCGATCCACGTCCACGGCGTCGACTTCAAGGTCACGGGCACCGACGGCGGCTGGATCCCGCCCGAGCGCCAGTGGTTCGAGGTCTCCGCGGACGTCGCGGTCGGCCAGATGCGGGCCATCGAGTTCAACGCCGACAACCTGGGGGACTGGGCGGTCCACTGCCACAAGTCGCACCACACCATGAACGCCATGGGCCACTCGGTGCGCACCTACATCGGCGTGAACCTGAAGAGCACGGCGAAGCGCATCCAGAGGATCGCGCCCGGCTACATGCCGATGGGCTCGACCGGCATGGGCTCCATGGCCGAGATGGAGATGCCGCTCCCCGAGAACACGCTGCCGATGATGACCGGCGCCGGCCCGTTCGGATCGGTCGAGATGGGCGGCATGTTCACCGTGCTGAAGGTCCGCCCCGACGTGGCGCCCGGCGACTACAGGGACCCCGGTTGGTACCAGCACCCGGAGGGCACGCTGGCCTACGAGTGGACGGGCGAGCCCCTACCCGAACCCAGCCGCGATCCGAACACCCCCCGGGGCAAGCGCGCCCGCGAGACGGACCTGCGCGTGGTCGACCCGCGCAAGCGCCGGACGGCCTCCAACTCGGGCGGTCACGGAAACCACTGA